The following coding sequences lie in one Apium graveolens cultivar Ventura chromosome 1, ASM990537v1, whole genome shotgun sequence genomic window:
- the LOC141721325 gene encoding WAT1-related protein At1g09380-like has protein sequence MTVPIFFQIFLSSIFGMTLNQITYFVGLKYSTPTVSCALTNLLPAVTFLMDVPCRIESAAIKSRAGQAKVIGTMICVGGAMLLSFYHGSKVPIGESPIYWNYVIRNSQDPSNQNNHQKYLVFVISQIASSNFEGVVQKSSVLGNERSNNVGQWE, from the exons ATGACAGTACCGATTTTCTTTCAGATTTTCTTATCTTCTATATTTGG GATGACATTGAACCAGATTACATACTTTGTTGGGCTAAAATATTCAACACCAACAGTATCTTGCGCATTGACAAACTTACTTCCGGCTGTCACTTTCCTCATGGATGTTCCTTGTCG AATAGAGAGTGCTGCAATCAAGAGTAGAGCAGGACAAGCGAAAGTTATAGGAACTATGATCTGCGTAGGAGGTGCAATGTTGCTTTCATTCTACCATGGCTCCAAAGTCCCCATTGGAGAATCCCCAATTTATTGGAATTATGTTATACGGAATTCTCAAGATCCCTCAAACCAAAATAATCATCAAAAGTATTTAGTATTTGTAATAAGCCAGATTGCTTCAAGTAACTTTGAAGGTGTAGTGCAG AAGTCAAGTGTCCTTGGAAATGAAAGATCCAACAATGTTGGCCAGTGGGAGTGA